From Bacteroidota bacterium, the proteins below share one genomic window:
- a CDS encoding 5'-nucleotidase C-terminal domain-containing protein translates to MLRSGRLLFSLFLLSGWACSRPALQHVQLQEYVFSDSTYTTQDPKIEGRIAPYRDSLNRSMARVLAESAQPLEKKQPEGKLGDFVADACMQEAAALTRETIDLALFNHGGLRRSLPMGAITLGDVYELMPFDNELVVITLRGSKLLELLNHVASTGGAPVSGLRMLISSNLADSVRIGGEPLDTSRTYRVLTSDYLANGGDRYTAFADALRKEELRLRVRDAIVQRLEKLGQQRQTLVVTLDGRIQHAE, encoded by the coding sequence ATGCTGCGTTCCGGAAGGTTATTGTTTTCGTTATTCCTGCTGAGCGGTTGGGCCTGTTCCCGTCCTGCCTTGCAGCACGTGCAGTTGCAGGAATATGTTTTCAGTGACAGCACCTACACAACGCAGGATCCGAAGATCGAAGGACGGATCGCTCCGTATCGGGACAGTTTGAACAGGTCGATGGCGCGGGTCTTGGCCGAATCGGCCCAACCGTTGGAAAAGAAGCAGCCGGAAGGTAAGCTCGGCGATTTCGTGGCCGATGCCTGTATGCAGGAAGCTGCAGCACTAACCCGGGAAACGATCGACCTTGCTCTATTCAATCACGGAGGATTGCGACGTTCGCTTCCGATGGGTGCGATAACGCTCGGAGATGTGTACGAGCTCATGCCGTTTGACAATGAATTGGTCGTCATAACACTTCGCGGGAGCAAGTTGCTGGAACTGTTAAACCATGTTGCTTCCACCGGTGGCGCTCCGGTTTCGGGCCTTCGGATGTTGATCAGCAGCAACCTGGCGGACTCCGTCCGGATCGGCGGCGAACCCCTGGACACCAGCCGAACCTACCGGGTGTTAACGTCCGATTATCTGGCGAACGGCGGCGATCGTTATACTGCCTTTGCGGACGCTTTGAGAAAAGAAGAACTGAGGCTTCGGGTACGAGATGCGATCGTACAGCGCCTGGAAAAACTCGGACAGCAGCGCCAAACGCTTGTTGTCACACTCGATGGAAGGATCCAACATGCAGAATAA
- a CDS encoding acyl-CoA thioesterase, producing the protein MYQHETSFRVRYGETDRMGYVYYGNYATYYEVGRVEALRSLGFSYRSLEDSGVLLPVSDFSVRYRRPAYYDDLLVLTTRIVSLSGVRLRFLYELRNEAGDLLNEAETTLVFVSKATGRPCQPPDALLLALKKFLP; encoded by the coding sequence ATGTACCAGCACGAAACCAGCTTCCGCGTCCGATATGGTGAGACCGATCGGATGGGATATGTCTATTACGGCAACTATGCCACTTATTACGAAGTCGGGCGTGTGGAGGCCTTGCGCAGCCTGGGTTTCAGCTATCGTTCGCTCGAAGATAGCGGTGTCCTGCTGCCGGTTTCCGACTTTTCAGTCCGGTACCGAAGGCCTGCTTATTATGATGACCTGTTGGTGCTCACGACCCGGATCGTATCGCTTTCTGGTGTCCGGTTGCGCTTTCTATACGAACTGCGGAATGAGGCAGGCGATCTGCTGAATGAGGCGGAAACTACCTTGGTTTTCGTGAGCAAGGCTACGGGTCGACCCTGTCAGCCCCCGGACGCTTTGCTCCTTGCTTTGAAGAAGTTCCTTCCTTAA
- a CDS encoding M20/M25/M40 family metallo-hydrolase, translating into MQESFALLKKLCSIHAPSGNEGAMTEFLLAYIHEHGHRWKHQPAVFAGEDFQDCLLLVFGKPRTAVFAHIDSIGFTVRYNRQLVRIGSPHFESGTELVGHDWEGAITCTVQVDDESHWHYAATRELDRGTDLTFKPKWIEDEVSVQCCYMDNRLGVWNALRLCETLEHGAVVFSCWEEHGGGSVPYLARFLWERYGIRQALISDVTWVTEGVPAGKGPVISLRDSGLPRRRFVDRILSMAEASGLPYQREVEGAGGSDGTELQKQPYPIDWCFIGPPEENVHSPKEKVHKADILGNLELYRYLMDRL; encoded by the coding sequence ATGCAGGAATCCTTTGCACTCCTGAAAAAACTCTGCTCCATCCATGCTCCTTCCGGAAATGAAGGCGCGATGACCGAATTCCTGCTGGCCTATATCCACGAGCACGGGCATCGTTGGAAGCATCAGCCGGCGGTCTTTGCCGGCGAAGACTTTCAGGATTGCCTGTTACTGGTATTTGGAAAGCCACGAACAGCCGTCTTTGCCCATATTGATTCGATCGGTTTCACCGTCCGATATAACCGGCAATTGGTGAGGATTGGAAGCCCACATTTTGAAAGCGGAACAGAATTGGTCGGACACGATTGGGAGGGAGCGATTACCTGTACGGTTCAGGTTGACGATGAAAGTCACTGGCACTATGCAGCAACACGAGAACTGGACCGCGGTACTGACCTGACGTTCAAACCGAAATGGATCGAAGACGAAGTATCGGTACAATGCTGTTACATGGATAATCGCTTAGGCGTTTGGAATGCACTTCGGCTATGCGAGACCCTGGAGCATGGAGCCGTGGTATTTTCGTGCTGGGAAGAACACGGTGGCGGAAGTGTTCCATATCTCGCCCGTTTTCTCTGGGAACGTTACGGCATCCGGCAGGCCCTGATTTCGGATGTCACCTGGGTAACGGAAGGCGTACCAGCAGGAAAAGGGCCTGTAATCTCTCTTCGGGATTCCGGACTGCCGCGTCGACGCTTTGTCGATAGGATCCTGTCGATGGCGGAAGCCAGCGGCCTACCCTATCAGCGGGAAGTCGAAGGAGCCGGCGGAAGTGATGGAACGGAACTACAGAAGCAACCCTACCCCATCGACTGGTGTTTCATCGGTCCGCCGGAAGAAAACGTCCACAGCCCGAAGGAAAAGGTGCACAAAGCGGACATTCTCGGGAACCTCGAGTTGTACCGATACCTGATGGATCGCTTGTGA
- the ribD gene encoding bifunctional diaminohydroxyphosphoribosylaminopyrimidine deaminase/5-amino-6-(5-phosphoribosylamino)uracil reductase RibD, translating into MDIRFMERALELARLGLGRVAPNPLVGAVLVQDGMILGEGYHEVFGGPHAEVRAVEDALRRGHEQRLKSSTLFVNLEPCSHHGKTPPCTDLILRYGIPKVVVANTDPFPAVNGTGIECLRAAGVEVQVGIEAEAGRWLNRRFFKFHVANRPWILLKWAASLDGFLGAKTNDPVGRRVSGSEAHRLVHRWRSEESAIAVGSATALNDNPQLTVREWPGRSPVRILFDRTGRVQGDLHLFDGSVRTIRFSQKIVGPTAGMEEIRLEEGSHFYRDAFASLYDLGLQSVLVEGGSVTLNNLISENLWDEARIFTSPVHLGEGVPAVSVQGRTLSTEQIGNDLLTVLIPK; encoded by the coding sequence TTGGATATCCGGTTCATGGAGCGTGCGCTCGAACTTGCCCGATTGGGGCTCGGACGGGTCGCGCCGAATCCCTTGGTTGGCGCCGTCCTGGTGCAGGACGGGATGATCCTGGGTGAAGGATACCACGAAGTCTTCGGCGGTCCGCATGCTGAAGTACGGGCCGTGGAAGATGCCCTTCGCAGAGGTCACGAACAGCGATTGAAATCCTCGACCTTATTCGTGAACCTGGAGCCCTGTTCGCATCATGGTAAAACGCCTCCCTGTACGGACCTCATCCTGCGTTATGGAATTCCGAAAGTCGTGGTTGCCAATACCGACCCCTTTCCGGCTGTTAATGGAACAGGCATTGAATGCTTACGTGCAGCGGGTGTGGAAGTGCAAGTCGGTATCGAGGCGGAAGCGGGGCGATGGCTGAACCGACGCTTTTTCAAATTCCATGTAGCAAACAGGCCCTGGATCCTGCTCAAGTGGGCCGCATCACTGGATGGATTCCTGGGCGCGAAGACCAATGATCCGGTAGGGCGTCGTGTATCCGGGTCGGAGGCACATCGTCTGGTCCACCGATGGCGTTCGGAAGAAAGTGCCATAGCGGTGGGCAGTGCCACTGCGCTTAACGACAATCCTCAACTCACTGTACGGGAATGGCCGGGGCGATCACCGGTCCGGATACTCTTTGACCGAACCGGGCGTGTTCAGGGTGATCTTCATTTGTTCGACGGATCGGTTCGAACGATCCGTTTCTCACAGAAAATAGTGGGACCGACCGCGGGTATGGAGGAGATCAGGCTGGAGGAAGGATCCCATTTTTATCGTGATGCCTTTGCCAGCCTGTATGATCTCGGTTTGCAGTCTGTACTGGTTGAAGGCGGATCAGTAACCCTGAATAACCTTATCTCGGAAAACCTGTGGGACGAAGCCAGGATCTTTACGTCTCCCGTTCATCTTGGCGAGGGCGTTCCCGCGGTTTCGGTTCAGGGCAGGACGCTGTCAACCGAACAAATCGGAAACGACCTTCTGACCGTTTTGATACCCAAATAA
- the prmC gene encoding peptide chain release factor N(5)-glutamine methyltransferase, with protein MNWGEFVRLSRERLPSEYEEEERIAVIERLIEGRCSMRRIDLVIRRAEAIEAETEKRLMDDLARLERGEPVQYVLGRAPFMGMNLQVSPAVLIPRQETEEVVRQAMDKARSWMARYPGTRLRILDVGTGSGCIAISLAKAFPDGEVIGIDISDAALEIARRNSSEQDAAVHFLQADVLQETQLSEMPFHLIVSNPPYIPQADEATLHSRVRDHEPPQALFSPTEDPLLYYRVIAGRASRWMVPGGWLIFEIHSGTGSETEDLLKTAGLVDTSHLRDLNGNERIVLGRLPDDVAGPGK; from the coding sequence ATGAATTGGGGCGAATTCGTCCGGCTCTCCAGAGAACGACTTCCTTCCGAGTACGAGGAAGAGGAACGTATCGCCGTGATCGAACGATTGATCGAGGGAAGGTGTAGCATGCGCCGCATCGACCTGGTGATCCGACGAGCGGAAGCGATCGAAGCTGAAACAGAAAAGCGTTTAATGGATGACCTTGCACGCCTGGAGCGTGGAGAACCGGTCCAATATGTACTCGGCAGAGCCCCATTCATGGGCATGAACCTGCAAGTATCACCTGCGGTGTTGATCCCTCGCCAGGAGACCGAAGAAGTGGTCCGCCAGGCAATGGATAAGGCAAGAAGTTGGATGGCGCGCTACCCGGGAACCAGACTCCGGATTCTGGATGTTGGCACCGGAAGTGGTTGCATCGCTATCAGCCTGGCAAAAGCCTTCCCTGATGGTGAGGTAATCGGCATTGATATTTCCGACGCGGCCCTGGAAATTGCTAGGCGCAATTCGTCGGAGCAGGACGCAGCTGTGCATTTTCTGCAAGCTGATGTTTTGCAGGAAACGCAACTGTCCGAGATGCCGTTTCATCTGATCGTGAGCAACCCGCCTTACATCCCGCAAGCGGACGAAGCGACGCTACACAGCCGTGTCCGCGACCACGAACCTCCGCAAGCCTTGTTCAGTCCGACGGAAGATCCGCTACTGTATTATCGCGTCATCGCGGGACGTGCATCCAGGTGGATGGTGCCCGGCGGTTGGTTGATTTTTGAAATACACAGCGGAACGGGATCCGAAACGGAGGACCTACTGAAAACCGCCGGACTGGTGGATACCTCACATCTGCGCGATCTGAACGGAAACGAACGCATTGTTCTCGGCCGGCTACCCGATGATGTGGCGGGTCCGGGTAAATAA
- the ligA gene encoding NAD-dependent DNA ligase LigA has protein sequence MNEKAAKARIEELSALIDKHNRLYYQDAKPVISDFEFDQLLEELIRLEKEFPQFRASDSPSLRVGGEVTKEFVSVTHRYPMLSLGNTYSEEEVREFDERVRKVVGEDVAYVCELKFDGVAVGMTYRDGRLVQAVTRGDGVKGDDVTANIRTIRTIPLRLHGDFPKEFEIRGEVFMPRSSFDRINKQLASQLREDGYDEGEIADRLMKNPRNAAAGTVKMQDSAQVAKRGLDCYLYFVLGERLPFKTHVESLEQAGKWGFKINEHYKLCSNLKQVLDFIHAWDTRRAKLPYDTDGVVIKVNDLGFQRELGYTAKSPRWAIAYKFKPENVSTALLSIDYQVGRTGAITPVANLAPVHLAGTTVRRATLHNADQIAKLDLHIGDHVFVEKGGEIIPKITGVDLKKRPKDATAVRYIRKCPECGEALIRREGEALHYCPNEDGCPPQIKGKIEHFISRRAMDIDSLGEGKVELLFDKGLIKEPADLYRLEAGQLLGLEKTLSTEPGEKPRVIRLQEKSVQKILQGIEASREVPFERVLYAIGIRYVGETVAKKLAQHFKTMDALAAAGAEELIQAEEIGEKIAESVHEYFRDKKHLRQIDALRKAGLKMTLDTRGKGPLSDKLAGMAFVVSGVFEHFERDALKEVIERHGGKVQSGVSSKTTYLLAGSEAGPSKIEKAERLKVKVIDEATFERMIR, from the coding sequence ATGAACGAAAAAGCAGCCAAAGCGCGGATCGAAGAACTTTCTGCGCTCATTGATAAGCACAACCGGCTCTATTATCAGGATGCCAAACCGGTGATCAGTGATTTCGAGTTCGACCAGCTTTTGGAGGAACTGATCCGCCTGGAGAAGGAGTTTCCGCAGTTCCGCGCATCCGATTCTCCAAGTCTGCGGGTCGGAGGTGAAGTAACGAAAGAGTTCGTCTCCGTTACCCACAGGTATCCCATGCTCTCGCTCGGAAATACCTACAGCGAGGAGGAAGTGCGTGAGTTCGACGAACGGGTGCGTAAAGTGGTAGGAGAGGACGTCGCATACGTCTGTGAATTGAAGTTTGACGGCGTAGCCGTCGGGATGACTTACCGGGATGGCCGGCTCGTACAGGCAGTCACCCGGGGCGATGGCGTAAAGGGTGATGATGTCACGGCCAACATCCGAACGATCCGAACGATTCCACTCCGCCTGCACGGTGACTTCCCGAAGGAGTTTGAGATCCGGGGTGAGGTGTTCATGCCCCGCTCGTCATTCGATCGCATCAACAAGCAACTGGCTTCGCAATTGCGTGAGGACGGATACGATGAAGGGGAGATTGCGGACCGACTCATGAAAAATCCGAGAAATGCCGCTGCAGGTACGGTGAAAATGCAGGACTCGGCCCAGGTCGCGAAACGCGGGCTCGATTGCTACCTGTACTTCGTACTCGGGGAACGTTTGCCTTTCAAAACGCATGTCGAATCGCTGGAGCAGGCCGGTAAATGGGGCTTCAAAATAAATGAGCACTACAAATTGTGTAGTAATCTGAAACAGGTACTCGACTTTATCCATGCCTGGGATACGCGCCGTGCGAAATTACCGTATGATACCGACGGCGTTGTCATCAAGGTCAACGACCTGGGTTTCCAGCGGGAATTGGGATACACCGCGAAGTCACCGCGTTGGGCGATCGCTTACAAGTTCAAGCCGGAGAATGTTTCCACGGCCCTGTTGTCCATCGATTACCAGGTTGGAAGAACGGGAGCGATCACGCCTGTAGCCAACCTGGCACCGGTTCACCTGGCCGGTACCACCGTGCGTCGTGCCACCCTGCACAACGCCGATCAGATCGCTAAACTCGATCTCCACATCGGGGATCATGTTTTTGTGGAAAAAGGTGGCGAGATCATTCCGAAGATCACCGGTGTCGACCTCAAGAAACGCCCGAAGGACGCGACGGCGGTACGTTACATTCGAAAATGTCCGGAATGTGGCGAAGCATTGATTCGTCGTGAAGGGGAGGCCTTGCATTATTGTCCGAACGAGGACGGTTGCCCGCCGCAGATCAAGGGGAAGATCGAGCATTTCATTTCCCGACGGGCGATGGATATCGACAGCCTCGGCGAAGGCAAAGTGGAACTGCTCTTCGATAAGGGACTGATCAAAGAACCGGCAGACCTGTACCGCCTGGAAGCAGGACAGTTACTGGGCTTGGAGAAAACCCTTTCCACGGAGCCGGGAGAAAAGCCGAGAGTCATTCGCTTGCAGGAAAAATCGGTGCAAAAGATCCTGCAGGGAATCGAAGCCTCCCGTGAAGTGCCCTTCGAGCGGGTATTGTACGCCATCGGGATACGGTATGTCGGGGAGACTGTGGCGAAGAAACTGGCCCAACATTTCAAAACCATGGACGCCCTGGCAGCGGCAGGGGCGGAGGAGTTGATACAGGCTGAAGAGATCGGTGAAAAGATCGCGGAAAGTGTACACGAATATTTCCGCGACAAGAAACACCTCCGGCAGATCGATGCCCTCCGGAAGGCCGGGTTGAAAATGACCCTGGATACACGTGGCAAAGGTCCCCTTAGCGATAAACTGGCCGGTATGGCGTTTGTCGTCTCCGGTGTCTTCGAACACTTCGAACGCGATGCACTCAAGGAAGTGATCGAACGCCACGGAGGAAAGGTCCAATCAGGTGTTTCATCCAAGACGACCTACCTGCTGGCAGGCTCGGAGGCCGGTCCCAGTAAGATCGAAAAGGCGGAACGGCTGAAAGTAAAAGTCATCGACGAAGCCACCTTCGAGCGAATGATTCGATGA
- a CDS encoding 4-hydroxy-tetrahydrodipicolinate synthase yields MNLNKLKGTGVALVTPFHKDGSIDFKGFKKLLDRIIDGKVEYLVPLGTTGESVTLTKDERRAVLDFVLEINDGRLPVVLGLGGNNTNEILECMEEMDFDGVSAVLSVSPYYNRPSQRGIYQHYKMIANACPVPLILYNVPSRTGSNMDAETTLELAHDVRNIIGIKEASGNLEKVMRILHGRPKDFLVISGDDLLTLPMLACGADGVISVIANAFPKDWSEMVRAGLEGNFDRSRKLHYKLQEITRAIFVDGNPSGVKGLLSFQNVCAEHVRLPLVSVGKSTINKFETILRG; encoded by the coding sequence ATGAACCTGAATAAACTCAAAGGGACCGGTGTCGCCCTGGTGACACCCTTCCATAAGGATGGTAGCATTGATTTCAAGGGGTTCAAAAAACTGCTCGACAGGATCATCGACGGAAAAGTGGAATACCTGGTTCCGCTTGGCACCACGGGTGAATCGGTCACCCTCACGAAGGACGAACGTCGTGCTGTGCTGGATTTCGTGCTGGAGATCAACGACGGCCGTTTGCCGGTCGTGCTGGGATTGGGTGGAAATAATACCAACGAGATCCTCGAATGCATGGAAGAAATGGATTTCGACGGTGTCTCCGCGGTGCTGTCCGTATCCCCGTACTACAACCGGCCTTCCCAGCGGGGGATCTACCAGCATTACAAGATGATCGCCAACGCCTGCCCGGTTCCGCTCATACTCTATAATGTTCCTTCCCGCACGGGCTCGAACATGGATGCCGAGACCACCCTGGAACTGGCGCACGATGTACGCAACATCATCGGAATCAAAGAGGCTTCCGGCAATCTGGAAAAGGTCATGCGCATCCTGCACGGTCGTCCGAAGGACTTCCTGGTGATCAGCGGCGACGATCTGCTCACCCTTCCCATGCTTGCCTGCGGAGCCGATGGCGTCATCTCGGTCATCGCCAACGCATTTCCGAAGGATTGGAGCGAAATGGTCCGGGCCGGCTTGGAAGGTAATTTTGACCGATCTCGAAAACTGCACTATAAACTGCAGGAGATCACCCGTGCCATTTTTGTCGACGGAAATCCGTCCGGAGTCAAAGGGTTGCTCAGTTTTCAGAACGTTTGTGCCGAGCATGTCCGGCTTCCATTGGTATCGGTCGGTAAATCCACGATCAACAAGTTCGAGACCATCCTCCGTGGCTGA
- a CDS encoding TonB-dependent receptor, whose amino-acid sequence MMRIRLFLLFLLFGQVAFAQAPSATLNGQVVDKLSNQPIPFAPVQISGTTIGTTTDEQGRFEFRGLTPGIYNIEVTSVGYDKAAVFEIDVSSTRVRPVRVELVARSTELEEVTVRPDPFVKLEEAPVSVYNVGEVDIKRNPGANRDISKALQSLPGVAATASFRNDLIIRGGSSNENRFYLDGIEVPNINHFATQGSTGGPVGMINVDFIREVDFYSSAFPAARGNTLSSVMDFKLKEGRAERMGYTLTLGASDLAATVDGPLSDKVNFIASWRRSYLQFLFKAIGLPFLPTYDDFLVKTKWKIDDRNEITFLGLGADDRVRLNLEQDETDLQQYLLNNLPVNTQWNYTVGAVYRRYRTNGYSLFALSRNQLQNDAEKFQDNDASSENNRLLDYSSRETENKFRYEQVERIGSQKITFGMNLESAEYTNRTFNRVPYVGEVRYQSDISFYKAALFAQWSISALREDLTLSAGFRLDANTFNERMQRPQDQFSPRLSLSYRLSDRFRFNANAGRYFQLPAYTILGFRDNAGTLVNKVDARYMQCDHLVAGFEYTAPSFVRITLEGFYKNYSQYPFNLRDSISIANQGSDFGTVGTVPVRFDNRGRSYGVEFMVQQKLFKKVFGILAYTLLRSEFESLDGAFLPSSWDFRHVVSLTGGKYFPKNWQVGFRFRFNSGTPYTPFDVAASVEKSNFDITGQGIPDRTAINALRTDAFHQLDLRIDKKYYYKKWSLNFFLDVQNVYNQVTEFAPYVSVQRNANGQPIVDPNNTDAYLPLLIPNEAGSLIPSIGIVAEF is encoded by the coding sequence ATGATGCGGATCCGCCTTTTTCTCCTTTTCCTGCTTTTTGGCCAAGTGGCCTTCGCGCAGGCCCCTTCGGCTACGTTGAACGGCCAGGTCGTTGACAAGCTCAGTAACCAGCCCATACCGTTTGCACCGGTACAGATCTCCGGTACTACGATCGGAACGACCACCGACGAACAGGGTCGGTTTGAATTCCGTGGATTGACACCGGGAATCTACAACATCGAAGTCACGTCGGTCGGCTACGACAAGGCGGCTGTTTTCGAGATCGATGTAAGTTCGACCCGTGTACGGCCTGTCCGCGTCGAACTCGTCGCACGTTCAACCGAGCTGGAAGAAGTGACTGTTCGCCCCGATCCGTTTGTGAAACTGGAAGAAGCCCCGGTTTCCGTCTATAATGTCGGTGAAGTGGATATCAAACGTAATCCTGGAGCCAACCGGGATATCTCCAAAGCGCTGCAATCGTTGCCCGGTGTAGCGGCCACCGCCAGTTTCCGCAACGACCTGATCATTCGCGGCGGTTCCTCGAACGAAAATCGATTTTACCTCGACGGTATCGAGGTCCCCAATATCAACCACTTCGCCACACAGGGTTCCACCGGAGGCCCCGTGGGCATGATCAACGTAGACTTCATCCGGGAAGTTGACTTTTACAGCAGTGCTTTCCCGGCAGCTCGCGGTAACACACTCAGCTCGGTCATGGATTTCAAGTTGAAAGAGGGCAGGGCAGAGCGAATGGGTTATACCCTGACGTTGGGAGCATCCGACCTGGCAGCGACCGTGGATGGGCCCTTGTCCGATAAGGTGAATTTCATCGCATCCTGGAGAAGAAGCTACCTGCAATTTCTCTTCAAAGCGATCGGTTTGCCATTCCTGCCGACCTACGATGATTTCCTCGTCAAGACAAAATGGAAGATCGATGATCGTAACGAGATCACCTTCCTGGGTCTTGGTGCCGATGACCGGGTACGACTCAACCTGGAACAGGACGAAACCGATTTGCAGCAATACCTCCTCAATAACCTTCCGGTCAACACGCAGTGGAATTACACCGTCGGAGCCGTTTACCGCCGGTACCGAACGAACGGATATTCCCTGTTTGCACTTTCAAGAAACCAGTTGCAGAATGACGCGGAGAAATTCCAGGACAACGATGCGTCTTCTGAGAACAACCGCTTGCTCGATTATTCCAGCCGGGAAACGGAGAACAAGTTCAGGTACGAACAAGTGGAAAGGATCGGAAGCCAGAAAATAACCTTCGGCATGAACCTGGAATCGGCCGAATATACGAATCGGACCTTCAACAGGGTGCCGTATGTGGGAGAAGTCCGGTATCAATCCGACATCAGCTTCTACAAAGCTGCCCTCTTCGCGCAGTGGAGTATCTCCGCTCTCCGGGAAGATCTTACGCTATCAGCCGGATTTCGTCTGGATGCCAATACGTTCAACGAACGGATGCAACGTCCCCAGGATCAGTTTTCTCCCCGACTGTCGCTCAGCTATCGGCTTTCCGACCGCTTCCGTTTCAATGCCAACGCCGGACGGTACTTCCAACTTCCGGCCTATACCATTCTTGGCTTCCGCGATAATGCAGGAACCTTGGTCAATAAGGTGGATGCCCGCTACATGCAGTGCGATCACCTGGTCGCCGGTTTCGAATACACGGCACCCTCCTTTGTCCGAATTACCCTCGAAGGATTCTACAAGAACTATTCGCAGTATCCCTTCAACCTACGCGATTCCATTTCCATCGCCAACCAGGGCAGCGATTTCGGTACCGTTGGAACTGTACCTGTTCGTTTCGACAATAGGGGGCGTTCCTATGGGGTCGAATTCATGGTACAACAGAAACTGTTCAAGAAAGTATTCGGCATCCTGGCTTACACACTTTTACGCAGTGAGTTCGAAAGTCTGGACGGTGCATTTCTGCCTTCTTCCTGGGATTTCCGGCATGTCGTCAGCCTGACCGGCGGCAAGTACTTTCCCAAGAACTGGCAGGTGGGTTTTCGTTTCCGATTCAACAGTGGTACACCTTATACGCCTTTTGACGTTGCAGCGTCTGTCGAGAAATCCAACTTCGACATCACCGGACAAGGTATCCCGGACCGTACCGCCATCAACGCCTTGCGCACCGATGCGTTTCATCAGCTCGACCTGCGGATCGATAAGAAGTATTACTATAAAAAATGGAGCTTGAACTTTTTCCTGGATGTGCAGAATGTCTATAATCAGGTAACGGAATTTGCACCTTACGTCAGTGTACAACGGAATGCCAACGGGCAGCCGATCGTAGATCCCAATAATACCGACGCCTATTTGCCCTTGCTGATCCCCAATGAAGCGGGGAGCCTTATTCCAAGTATCGGAATCGTGGCTGAATTCTGA
- a CDS encoding WG repeat-containing protein, whose product MGRFRFLHLMVFLTLLAGSGPLYGQHLIRFYMKAKVGYRDDKGAIVVPATYDAGSEFIEGRALVVRDSLRGFLDVFGTEVIPLQFSDAGVFNKGIARVARDGKYGWIRPDGSYSIPAQFDLADEFCDGLARVMIGGKFGYINRDGQTIIALQYQNARNFSSGLAPVYDGKKWGFIDAAGKWILPASFDDAQSFHNGESLVRKGEKMYFIDTKGKRTRELEVPEEEFTKRKR is encoded by the coding sequence ATGGGAAGATTCCGATTCCTTCATTTAATGGTTTTCCTGACCCTGCTGGCAGGTTCCGGGCCGTTGTATGGACAACACCTCATCCGGTTTTACATGAAAGCCAAAGTCGGCTACCGGGATGACAAGGGTGCTATCGTGGTGCCGGCCACCTACGATGCCGGTTCCGAATTCATCGAAGGAAGGGCCCTGGTGGTCCGCGATAGTCTTCGTGGCTTTCTCGATGTCTTCGGCACGGAGGTTATTCCGCTGCAGTTTTCGGATGCCGGTGTCTTCAACAAAGGGATTGCACGCGTAGCCAGGGATGGTAAGTACGGTTGGATCAGACCGGATGGTTCGTATTCGATCCCCGCGCAGTTCGACCTGGCGGATGAGTTTTGCGACGGACTCGCACGGGTGATGATCGGTGGGAAATTCGGTTACATCAATCGGGATGGACAGACGATCATCGCGTTGCAATATCAGAATGCCCGGAATTTTTCTTCCGGACTTGCACCGGTTTACGACGGAAAGAAGTGGGGATTCATCGATGCTGCCGGTAAATGGATTTTGCCTGCCTCCTTCGACGACGCGCAATCATTCCACAACGGAGAGTCACTCGTTCGAAAAGGGGAGAAGATGTATTTCATCGATACAAAAGGTAAGCGGACACGCGAATTGGAAGTGCCCGAAGAGGAATTCACCAAACGTAAACGCTAA